The nucleotide window cacaaaacaacaccctcacaaaccccacaaaaaagcccccctccccccaaacacccccacccaccacaacccccacccacccaaactccCCACAccgtcttcctcacacacacacacacacacacacacacacacacacacacacctgcatggtGACGCTGGCAGGCAGGACGACAGACGGcctccagaaaaaaacacaatactcaaccccccccccccaaaaaaaaaagccccctcatcccccccaccaacccccccccattcccccctccccacacacacacacacacccaaactccccacccacacacctgcgCGGTGATGTTGGCCGGCAGGATGACGGCTGGCCTCTGGAACCAGGAGCTGTAATAGGTGGGGCTGAGCATCATGGCGGAGGCCAGGGCGTGCATGAGGGCCAGGGCCAGGGCGATCAGCCCCAGCTGCCGCCGAGAGGCCATCCAGGCGCCCAGCCAGGCAGGGAAGCGCCGGTACTTGGTGCCACGGTGCAGCTGCACCACCCCGGCCACACTGCCCGGCAGGTAGGTCAGCGCCAGGACGGTGACGGCCGTCATGCACAGTGGTTTGTTCAGCACCTTCAGGAAGATCTGTAGAGAGAaaacaggtggtgtggtgtggtgtggtgtggtgtgggagtggggggggggggggggttgttcagtGCCttgacaaacaacacaacaccttcAGGAAGATCTGTAGAacaggtgggggttggtggggggcggggggagggggggggggggttgttcagcGCCAGGATAGTGATGGCCATCATGCACAGCGGTTTGTTCAGCACCTTCAGGAAGATCTGTAGAGAGAaaacaggtggtgtggtgtggtgtgggagtgggagggggggggggttgttcagtGCCttgacaaacaacacaacaccttcAGGAAGATCTGTAGAacaggtgggggttggtgtgggctggaggggtggaggttgttCAGCGCCAGGATAGTTATGGCCATCATGCACAGCGGTTTGTTCAGCACCTTCAGGAAGATCTGTGAACAggtggtggttgatggggtgggggtggggggtgggggcttggggtgtTTGTTCAGTACCAAGACGGTGACGGCCATCATGCACAGTGGTTTGTTCAGCACCTTCAGGAAGATCTGTAGAAAGAAAacaggtggtgtgttgtgggagcGTGGGGGGTTTGTTCAGTGCCTTGACAAACAACACATCTTCGGGAAGATCTGTAGAACaggtgggggttgagagggggttGTTCAGTACCAGGACAGTGATGGCCATCATGCACAGCGGTTTGTTCAGCACCTTCAGGAGGATCTGCGAGAAAacaggtggtgggggggtgggggagaaattcTTGACAAGACtgctgacgtaaaaaaaaaaaggggggggggggtgggggggggggggggcaggcagcaTACCAAAAAAGAAACACCGCCACCAAGTTTGAccatgctctcacattccaacaAGAACAAGCACCTTAGTCTTCAGAAATATATGCTTAACACAGTAATAAGCCCATACCTTATTCTTAAGAAACATATGCTAAACATAATTATAAGCTCATATGTTatgttattttatgttatgttatgcCCGGTGGACCAGGTTGAAAAGATACCCCAtcaaaataaatagacaaataaataaataaagcaaacacCTTTTTATgaactatcccccccaatatttcttgtgaccctggtacacttggtaataaagatatattctattctgtattctattctattctacaaaagttgaagtttaccacacacacacacacacacgtgccattacacagactcactttgatcACACATGAAAGTcaataaataaaaactaaaagaaaataaagggaagtATACAAATTATATACAAtataaatacaatgcaaataaaatctaaaaaaacaatcaaacacccgatttaacaaacaaaaacacacacacacacacacacacacacacacacacacccctcccctgccaCACCCACTCCCAGCTCACCTGGTCCCACCGGTAGGCCGTGCGCTCGATGAAGTAGATGTAGACGCAGTAGAGCGCCCACAGGTTGAAGACGCCGAAGGTGAAGAAGAGGGGCACCTTCCAGCCAGGGAACACCTTCAGGACGAAGGCCTCCATGCTGCGGGCCGACCTCAGGGCCCCCATGTCGCTGGGCGCAAACCCCAGCCCCCGGGCCAGGTCCATCACCCGCTCACGGGCCCCGGGGTCGTCGCTGCAGACAAAGACCCTGCTGGTGCCCACCGCCGCGTGGTCTTCCAAGGTGTAGGCCGACACCGAGTTGAAGGCCTTGACCACCATGGCCTCGGGGAGCATCGCCTGCAGGAACTCGGCGTTGGACACAGCGCTGTAGCGGTTGGTGCGATTGGAGatgtccaccaccaccttcccggCCAGGAGGTCGGCCCGCGGGGCCAGCGTGGCCCGGAAGTTCTCCATGTGGATGGCCGCCACCAGGACCTCGCACTGCTTGATGCAGTCGTCCAGCGTGGTGACGCGGACGCCGCACAGGCACTCGTCGAAGGAGGACAGGCGACGGGCAGCTGGGGCCCGGCTGCCCAGCACCACGTCGTAGCCAGAGGAGATAAGGCGCTTGGAGAGCGCGCGGGCGAAGTCACCCGTGCCCAGGATGCCGACGCGTTTCTTTTCCGCCAGGCCCCTCTTCATCATCGGGTGCAGGAGCTCCTCCGATGCTGCCATGTCTTCTTCCGTTgatgaactgcacacacacagacagggtgcCTGGGATGTGAGACAAAGTCAactgcacatgtgtacacacacacacacacacacacacgcacacacacatgcacacccacacacgacacacacacgtacacagaggaTCCAGCGTTTTGACAAAGCAATGTGAATtgctcacacacagagatgggatAAAGGGATTTATACAGAGCAAAGTCAGTTGCAGTGATAGTATATAGGGATTTGTATGGACCAAAgtgaattgcacacacacacacacacagacaatatccATGGATTTAGACAGACTAAAGtaaattccacacacacagacaggatacAAGGATTTAAACAGACCAAAGTGAaccgcacatacacagacacgatACAGGGATGTGTACAGAGCAAAGTAAATTGCACACATCCACATACGGGATCTAGGGATTTATACAGAGCAAAGTAAATTGCTCAGAGACAGTACATGGGGACTTGTACAGACCAAAGCAAACTGCACACAGATGAGATCCAGAGATTCATACAGACCAAAGTAATgcaaacagatatgcaacaagcaAAAACAAGGTATATAGAAATGATGGGGCTGAAAAAGAGATCTATAAACTTTCTCTTCCACTCTTAATAACTATCATTTTGACTCAATCTGACTGCTAGCAAATAGGTTCTTCACGAAAACCTATATACGAGTTCCACaatttaaataaaaaattaaaaaataaatgaaaaaaaatttttttttaaaccacagacATATCAGTAAGCTTCTGGAATAAGAAACTATCATAATAAAGAAGATTTGTTTTAAGAACAGTTCTATATACCTGCTGGTGTTGAGTAGTGTACCCATGACTCAACCCAGGAACACACAGCATGTTTGTTTTGAGTCAGGAACTTGGGAGGATGTGAATGATGaaagagttgggggtggggggtgggggtggggggggggtggatgcaaCAGATCAGAGGAGTCAACGTATGACAAAAGACTGCTAAACCTGGGACTGGGGGAGTGCCTTTATCGAACGGAGGAGCTTGAAAGTACTGTATAGTGTATATAATCCACCCACTCTCTTTCCTTAGTCCTTTTGGCAAATGTAGTGGAGTGTTTGAAAGAACTATCCTTACAGTggtgaaaaagacacacacacacacacacacacacacacacacacacacacacatacacacacacacaaacaaaaagcttTATGGAAAGATGTCAAGTAGCTTTGCTGTGGGTGGCCGTTCTAGTGGATGGAAATTTGCACTGTGCCACTCACTGGAAGTCTTACAACACGGTATGTGGTCTACCTGCTGCGTCATGCAAAACCAACAGCCCCTGTCCACAGGGGAACGCTGAGCCTGATGCAATTTTTGCACAGTCAGTGACCTGaatcccccacctacccaccctgcACCCCTTACAAAAAGATtccatgtcccccacccccacccttaccaaAAGActccacatacccccaccccttaaaaaaaaactgattccACGCACTGTTAACAATGCCATGGTCTCCTGGCCCTGTGCAAAGCTCCTTGACTGCTATGTGATGTAACTGAcctgatcatcatgatcatcttgaTCCCTTTCGGACCAGGAACACAGCCAGATACCGACAATGGTCAACATTTTGAAGCTGGGCATCAAATGAAAAAGGAAGGTCGCCCTTTCCTCAACACTTGCGCTGGATTTCATCCGATTAATCAATTGGGGGCGGCCCGATGGTACTGGCACATGCCTAAACTAtcagaatagaatgaaataaagtagaataaaatagaataaaacaaaacagaatataaaaaagcaacaaaataaaacagaataggaTAAAAGAATAGACAGGGAAAAAAAGCAATACtgaataaaaacagaagaaaataaaataaaatgtctggattatcaagaaaaaaaaaagaagaaaaatagaagtgAAAAGATGTATAGACATGATTTAGTCCTTTTAaagctgctccccccccccccccccccatttacctAATGAATTTTGAAGCAAATGTTACCATTGAGGCATGAAGTGAAGTTATGGTTGTCACTCCAATGGACAGGACAATTCATTACTCTTGCACGGACTGAAGATCAAATCCACGATAATGAGAACACAGGCCAAGtttggcacacacaaaaaaaagaggagggggcactggggtgtgtgtgggggggatcagAAATGTGGATCCAAACAACGAATTGCCTACATGTATGCAgtttggctggggggggggggtgggggggggcacagtcTTTGTTATATGTATTCTGTTCTAAAACAGGTGAAAAGGTCACCCTTTTTCTTGGCTTCTCAAGGCCTTGACCAATAAACCAGGATTTCTTTTTAGATGTAGGTCCAATACCCCACCACTGATGGTATTCTCACAGCCCAAGGTATCCTCACAGCCTTGCCCTGGGAGGCATTGAGGAggcgggaggtggggtgtggggggggggggaggggagggtagggtctGATATGAGTTGTTAAAGCTCACTCAAAAAACCCAAGGGAAGAGTCAAGTAGGACAAGTGGCTGGCCCACCGGGGGAATCCAACTGTGCTGGTTTGATACAAACCCAGTTGATAATACTGCTGTTCTAGTcaggagtttaaaaaaaataaaacaaattaaagacAAGGGTCATGTTTCAGTACTCTGTCAAAACACAATAAAAGAAGGTCTTGAATCTCTCTTCTGTGATAtatttcattaactcactcagtacggccagtcctctcttctcccctacacagacccctcggatgtccagtgggtgtctctatgacccaacctttagcttccgtcgtcagaattgtggtattctctgtcaacattcacctcttcagtgtaagagccttccgcttgtaatattttgatggttgtaattggggtgaaacgctgttaacgtcgtctctttcgccgttcatatggaaagagttaaacagtgaGGCCTGAACAGAGCGTTGGTCACACATgcatgggtcaggcatctgccctctGCCCTgcactctctcacccctccctcaaacctttcttttcttttctttacagaaAGTGTGAGGTATTGTACAGGGATTAATCCACAGTTTCTTTTTACTGCCTCCTTGAAATGCACACCACATAAACTATTCCAGTCTGTTGCTGTTTTAACTAATTAACATGAGTAatccacagatttttttttttttttttaatgcctcctTCAAAAGCACACCATATAACTATTCCAGTCTGTTGCTGTTTTAACATGAGTAatgcacagattttttttaatgcctccTTTAAAAGCACACCATATAAAATATTCCAGACTGTTGCTGTTTTAACATGAGTAATCCACATATTTTTTCAATGTCTCCTTCAAACATACACCACATAAACTATTCCAATCTGCTTCTGTCTTAACAGGAGTAACCCACAGATTTTTTTGTCAATGCCTCCTTGAAAAGCAGACCACATAAACTATTCCAGTCTATTACCTTTTTCACATGAGTAATCCACAGATTATTTTTAATGCCTCTTTCAAATGCACACCACATAAACTATTCAggtctatttctgttttaacatGAGTAATCCACAGATTTTTTTGAGTCTCCGTCAAACATGTCTATTACCGTTTTAACAAAAAGTAATCCACTGATTTTTAAATGCCTCCTTCAAACGCACACCACATAAACTATTCCAGTCTGTTGCCGTTTTAACATGGGCGCTTTTAAAGTTTTATACGACAACACACATTTCTTTGATTATGATGAGCTTTTTGATGGCACTTTTAAAGTCTTATATACTACAACACACATTTTCATGATTATGATGAACATTTCTGACGGCACTTTTTAAAGTGGTATACCACAGCGCGCATCTCTGTACTTATGATTTTTTTTGATGGCCCTGATACAGCCCTGAGCGGTCAGATGGCAGATTTACAGCTGAAACAGAAATCATCCCTGTGACTACTTTGTGGAGTACTTCAAACACTGACTGGCTATtgttttttgcggttttttttttttggttttttttatattgtagtCCGTCCTGCTTTTCAGACCATTTTCAACCATCACAAATGTAGTTAATATCCTCTGCAGCCTCTGTTCATGGGTATCATGAAataaagtgtttgtgtgtttggacgGATGACAGGTGTGTcaaagtatgtttgtgtgtgtgtgtgtgtgtgtgtgtgtacgtgcgcgtgcatgcgttcgtgcgcgcatgtgtgtgtgtgtgcgtccatgtgcatgtgtgtgtgtgtgtgtacacgcaaatgtgtgtgtgcatgcatgtgtgcctgtaTGACAGTTTGAcaataggtacacaaacacacacacacacaaacacacatgtatgcacacacacatgcatacttaccCAAGCATCACATGTACACAAATGatatttctccctcccccccccccccccccctcccccccccccgccccccctctctttctctctctccctctcgctcacaaatacacacgcctacacgcacacacacattctgatccACATCCCACATATACCATTAACGACGACATGCTGCCTGGATCAGACATACAGATAGGACCTGGAAGTGACTGGCAAGCCATTTGCACACAGAGGGTGAGCAGATCAGGTTGTCCACAATCAATACTGACACACTAGGGGGGGGTGTGGCGGTTGGGGCAGGAATCCATATACATGTTTGAATCTGATAAATCTCCCATGTTTTCTCCTCCACtgaactagagacagacagagagagagagagagagaaagaaagagagagagagacacacagagagacacacagagagacacacagagagagacagagacagagacatggagacagtgacagagataaagTAACAATGGCACAAATAGGGAATCCACACACTTGTATCTGATAACATCTTTCTTTTGTCCTCCTttggaatgagaaagagagagaggagagagagatatacatatataaagagaaagagagagaggaagacagagagagacagggagacagtgactgagagagacagggagatacagataaAGCAAAACTGACACAATGGCGAATCCATACACTTGTATCTGATAATatcttctttttgtcctcctctaagaagagaaagagagagagtgggagagaaagagaaagaggaagacagacagacagtgacagagacagacaataagaaagagagaaagagacggacagacagaggcaggaagacggtgaccgagaccgagagaaagCAATACTGACACAATGAAGAATTCATACACTTTTACCTGATAGCATCTTCCATTTGTCCTCCTcttataagagaaagagagagagagaggagaagagagagagagataaagagacagacagacagacagacagagacagagacagaaacgaggGGCAAACAACAGAGGAGAGATGAACTAAAGaaagaggcgagagagaatgaggagacagagagagagaacaaccgagaatgacagatgaaattaaaaaaaaaccccaaaaaacaagaatgagatagaaagaagaactgacaagacagacagaagctgCAACAACtaatgtatgtatatgcacagagtgagagagaggcagaggcagaggcagagacagagacagagacggttttaatgttcataagtcatcagactCCTAACAACTGTCAACAATGATAGTTCTCCAGTACATCACCGTTTTGcttggacaagagagagagagagagagagagagagagagagagtgagagagagatttaaaagatAAAAATAGAAAAGAGCAAACGCTGTCTTTTCGAGTTCAATGACGAATTGGGAATAGTCGAATCCGGATCACCAAATTTCGTGACAGGCGAAAATCGGGAATACTTTTCTTGATCTAACACCCGACGcgcacccactttttttttcgttgcccCAGCTTACTAACCACCACCCGTAAATCCTCTACCCAAAGACGGAACTAAGGCGGACCGCACTCTGACGTCAACGGAACAAAACGTCATCCCTTTAGTCACTCTAACAACTGACCCGAAACTGTGTACGTGTTTGTCTGCAGACAGGAGACTATGACGACAAAGATGAACACACAACGAAAGCCGTCATCTCTCAAGCCCCTTCCAAACAACCGGACGACCCAACACCTGAGACATGCGGCACTGTGACgtcaacacaacaaaaccacaagaCCAAAACTCCGCAAATAAGAAAACACCACTAACATAACAGCAACAATGAACAGCGTAACCTCTCTTtaagaagcaaacaaaaataaataaagaaacaaaacaaaacaaagaaaaaaataaaccccAAAACTATTGGCATCATATACTGCGCATTAAGATCAACTGACAAGGCAAActccggtttaaaaaaaaagaagataattctgcttagaatagatagataaataaataaatagattaataaataaacaaacataacataaaaaataCGCAAGAAAAACTccactttaaaacaaacaaataaagattatatcaagaacaaaaataacGTAAAAAAGTAAACTctgtttcaaaacaacaacaatgtaatctcaactttaaaaaaacaaggaaaacaaaaacaataacaacggcaacaacaaacaatgtaTACCTAAACTCCGGTCAAAACAACAACTCcgcttaaaacaaaaacaaaaataagcaacaataaacaacgtAAACCCCGcttaaagcagcagcagcagcaacaacaacaacaacagtaaacaccgcttaaagcagcagcagcagcaacaacaacaacaacagtaaacaccgcttaaagcagcagcagcaacaacaacaacaacaacagtaaacaccgcttaaagcagcagcagcagcaacaacaacaacaacagtaaacaccgcttaaagcagcagcagcaacaacaacaacaacagtaaacaccgcttaaagcagcagcagcagcagcaacaacaacagtaaacaccgcttaaagcagcagcagcaacaacaacaacaacagtaaacaccgcttaaagcagcagcagcagcaacaacaacaacaacagtaaacaccgcttaaagcagcagcagcaacaacaacaacaacagtaaacaccgcttaaagcagcagcagcaacaacaacaacaacaacaacagtaaacaccgcttaaagcagcagcagcaacaacaacaacaacaacaacagtaaacaccgcttaaagcagcagcagcaacaacaacaacaacaacagtaaaccccgcttaaagcagcagcaacaacaacaacaacaacaacgtaaacaCCGcttaaagcagcagcagcaacaacaacaacaacaacagtaaacaccgcttaaagcagcagcagcaacaacaacaacaacagtaaacaccGCTGAAAAAACCTTAACAACGACAACTTTTAAAACGGGAAGCACAGGACACAGGACTTGGAACATCAACTCTCACCTCTTCTGTTCAacaaaggagggggaaaaaaagagagaataacgTTCTCTCCTGTTTGCTCTCTACTTATATACTATGCGAACCTcgcaaacactaaaaaaaaaaaaaaaaaaaaaaaaaaaaaaaaaaagtggagcgcaaacactaaaagaaaaaaaaaagtggagcacAAAGATTATTATATAGGCGAACCtcgcaaacacaacaacaacaacaaaacaagaagagaaaTTACCCCCACAGGAGCAGAAAgattattattatagtagtagtGTCACAGTATCTCCTCAGCTCCTTTCCCTCTGAAAGCTGGCGTGTGCGTTCTCCCGAAGGGGAAGCAATTCACATGCCTCTGTGACAGGCCTGTGACGTCAAGGCAGAACAACCTGTGACGTGACGAACACATCAATCCATCGTCAACCTGTGTATGACTTCGGTGGCCGATGATGatagaggatgggggaggggggttgggggggggggggtcatgggg belongs to Babylonia areolata isolate BAREFJ2019XMU chromosome 13, ASM4173473v1, whole genome shotgun sequence and includes:
- the LOC143289089 gene encoding metalloreductase STEAP4-like isoform X2 produces the protein MAASEELLHPMMKRGLAEKKRVGILGTGDFARALSKRLISSGYDVVLGSRAPAARRLSSFDECLCGVRVTTLDDCIKQCEVLVAAIHMENFRATLAPRADLLAGKVVVDISNRTNRYSAVSNAEFLQAMLPEAMVVKAFNSVSAYTLEDHAAVGTSRVFVCSDDPGARERVMDLARGLGFAPSDMGALRSARSMEAFVLKVFPGWKVPLFFTFGVFNLWALYCVYIYFIERTAYRWDQIFLKVLNKPLCMTAVTVLALTYLPGSVAGVVQLHRGTKYRRFPAWLGAWMASRRQLGLIALALALMHALASAMMLSPTYYSSWFQRPAVILPANITAQTLVQLQPAWMVWKGELACLLGLMSLLLLSLVGLASLPSVSAALNWAEWRLLQSRVGVLALLLAAGHVAAMGAPGWAKGGWAKTFRSITFLSGFLPAVTLLLRLVLALPPLSHRLKKIRHGWERKDAVAAAENGAGGGDFQSASMLTNLDSSCCSSSSRKGILKKSSCMSASGSDVGLKLSSQNTAVYTALRMDGGEGGEEGENGGCGGACGSCQSEGARPSSMPTRGCDCSVV
- the LOC143289089 gene encoding metalloreductase STEAP4-like isoform X1, whose translation is MASPVEADVTASRESPSQPQSGGLAKLLPCCCHTDSSSTEEDMAASEELLHPMMKRGLAEKKRVGILGTGDFARALSKRLISSGYDVVLGSRAPAARRLSSFDECLCGVRVTTLDDCIKQCEVLVAAIHMENFRATLAPRADLLAGKVVVDISNRTNRYSAVSNAEFLQAMLPEAMVVKAFNSVSAYTLEDHAAVGTSRVFVCSDDPGARERVMDLARGLGFAPSDMGALRSARSMEAFVLKVFPGWKVPLFFTFGVFNLWALYCVYIYFIERTAYRWDQIFLKVLNKPLCMTAVTVLALTYLPGSVAGVVQLHRGTKYRRFPAWLGAWMASRRQLGLIALALALMHALASAMMLSPTYYSSWFQRPAVILPANITAQTLVQLQPAWMVWKGELACLLGLMSLLLLSLVGLASLPSVSAALNWAEWRLLQSRVGVLALLLAAGHVAAMGAPGWAKGGWAKTFRSITFLSGFLPAVTLLLRLVLALPPLSHRLKKIRHGWERKDAVAAAENGAGGGDFQSASMLTNLDSSCCSSSSRKGILKKSSCMSASGSDVGLKLSSQNTAVYTALRMDGGEGGEEGENGGCGGACGSCQSEGARPSSMPTRGCDCSVV